A single genomic interval of Gossypium raimondii isolate GPD5lz chromosome 11, ASM2569854v1, whole genome shotgun sequence harbors:
- the LOC105804294 gene encoding probable UDP-3-O-acyl-N-acetylglucosamine deacetylase 1, mitochondrial, whose product MRLSATINSFKSSNLISWKTTGKLQQTLTGCIELSGKTRQSGKVSKVKIWPGFTSQGRYFEFHSNLIPASIDFVRESLLCTSLCKDGYKIRTVEHLLSALEAKGIDNCRIQIQSLDSEDTEVEGLWDVENDNDGQQEGCVLRVISQF is encoded by the exons ATGCGTCTCTCTGCCACCATTAACTCATTCAAGTCCTCCAATCTCATCTCATGGAAAACG ACAGGTAAGCTTCAACAAACCCTAACGGGATGCATCGAACTGTCGGGAAAAACACGTCAGTCGGGGAAGGTTTCGAAGGTAAAGATATGGCCGGGATTCACCAGCCAAGGAAGGTACTTTGAGTTTCACTCAAATTTGATTCCTGCATCCATCGATTTTGTTCGAGAATCGCTGTTGTGTACCTCTCTTTGCAAAGACGGATACAAGATTCGGACCGTCGAGCATTTGCTTTCGGCTTTGGAAGCTAAAGGCATCGACAATTGTAGAATTCAGATTCAAAGTCTCGATTCTGAGGATACTGAGGTCGAG GGGCTTTGGGATGTAGAAAATGACAATGATGGCCAACAAGAAGGCTGCGTTTTGCGGGTTATATCCCAATTTTAG